A DNA window from Methylobacterium sp. NMS14P contains the following coding sequences:
- a CDS encoding O-antigen ligase family protein: MASADAAIGIPADGRQRGVAGRDVPDVLRVLLNGAVFVLLWNHVWLKDLSDRSMLAASEDGSLLTQILFLSAGAAMAAAIHRIGVRHLRPLVTRPLVLCALWLGATALLSIEPSLSLRRLALFAIAAMLSAGVLIVARSPRQLALTMAGSALVIVLASYLAVAFVPNLAIHSAFDVNSDPSHPGLWRGIFPQKNEAGAAMVILVILGLYVAAVASRVLGWAVVLLAAGFLVASGSKTAILLLPVILAVTGLCQVLTGGFLRRLLLLGPVIGFSLISIGSVLAPPIQEAVGSLLTDATFTGRSEIWQFAIDNIMIRPWRGWGIGAFWMTERTMYAGSEELTWVNTVDHAHNAYLDTALIGGLPFLALTVVAFVLAPVRDLQRVAGGTRLDAETLLFLRLWFLGLVSASFETVLYNGNNATCCMFMMAVFGLRLRTRYAVAAG, from the coding sequence ATGGCTTCTGCGGACGCGGCGATCGGGATCCCGGCCGACGGGCGGCAGCGCGGCGTCGCGGGCCGCGACGTGCCCGACGTGCTGCGCGTGCTCCTGAACGGCGCCGTCTTCGTCCTGCTCTGGAACCACGTCTGGCTGAAAGACCTGTCGGACCGGTCGATGCTCGCGGCCTCCGAGGACGGCAGCCTGCTGACGCAGATCCTGTTCCTCAGCGCCGGCGCCGCCATGGCGGCGGCGATCCACCGGATCGGCGTGCGCCACCTCCGGCCCCTGGTGACGCGCCCGCTCGTGCTGTGCGCCCTCTGGCTCGGGGCGACGGCGCTGCTCTCCATCGAGCCGAGCCTGTCGCTGCGGCGGCTCGCGCTCTTCGCCATCGCGGCGATGCTCTCGGCGGGTGTGCTGATCGTGGCCCGCTCGCCCCGGCAGCTGGCCCTGACCATGGCGGGCTCCGCCCTGGTCATCGTGCTCGCCTCCTACCTCGCGGTCGCGTTCGTGCCGAACCTCGCGATCCACTCGGCCTTCGACGTCAATTCCGATCCGAGCCATCCGGGCCTCTGGCGCGGGATCTTCCCGCAGAAGAACGAGGCCGGCGCCGCCATGGTGATCCTGGTGATCCTGGGCCTCTACGTGGCCGCCGTGGCGAGCCGCGTGCTCGGCTGGGCGGTCGTGCTCCTCGCCGCCGGGTTCCTGGTGGCGAGCGGCTCCAAGACCGCGATCTTGCTCCTGCCGGTGATCCTCGCCGTGACCGGCCTGTGCCAGGTCCTGACCGGCGGGTTTTTGCGCCGACTGCTGCTCCTCGGCCCGGTGATCGGGTTCTCGCTGATCTCGATCGGGTCGGTGCTCGCGCCGCCGATCCAGGAGGCGGTAGGCTCGCTGCTCACCGACGCGACCTTCACGGGCCGCAGCGAGATCTGGCAGTTCGCCATCGACAACATCATGATCCGGCCCTGGCGCGGCTGGGGGATCGGCGCCTTCTGGATGACCGAGCGGACCATGTATGCCGGCTCCGAGGAGTTGACCTGGGTCAACACCGTCGACCACGCCCACAACGCCTATCTCGACACCGCGCTGATCGGCGGTCTGCCGTTCCTCGCCCTGACCGTGGTGGCCTTCGTGCTCGCCCCGGTGCGCGACCTGCAGCGCGTGGCCGGCGGGACGCGCCTCGACGCGGAGACCCTGCTGTTCCTGCGGCTGTGGTTCCTCGGGCTGGTCTCGGCCTCCTTCGAGACGGTGCTGTACAACGGCAACAACGCCACCTGCTGCATGTTCATGATGGCGGTGTTCGGCCTCCGCCTGCGCACCCGCTACGCCGTCGCGGCGGGCTGA
- a CDS encoding alpha/beta hydrolase, with protein sequence MTRLLTALASLLCLGLAAFGFTAASPLALFDAIGPRDPGGRLAAKDQPFGEGPRRRLDVYVPTAGAENAPVLVFFYGGSWQSGAKDDYAFVGHALAAQGFVTVLPDYRLYPEAPFPGFLEDGAEAIAWVRDNIAAYGGDPRRIVLAGHSAGAYNAVMLGLDPRYVIAAGVDPKVIKAVAGLSGPYDFLPFDQDTTVKVFGKAPDPDATQPIAFAGPLSPPAFLATGDADTVVKPRHTVSLAAKLRAEHVPVQERLYPGLDHKDTLLALSVTFRSKAPELAEMASFLMRQSAGRSQYTMRR encoded by the coding sequence ATGACACGTCTCCTCACCGCGCTTGCTAGCCTCCTCTGCCTCGGGCTCGCCGCGTTCGGCTTCACCGCTGCCTCGCCGCTCGCGCTGTTCGACGCGATCGGCCCGCGCGACCCGGGGGGCCGGCTCGCCGCGAAGGACCAGCCCTTCGGCGAGGGTCCGCGGCGGCGGCTCGACGTCTACGTTCCCACCGCAGGCGCCGAGAACGCGCCGGTCCTGGTGTTCTTCTACGGCGGCTCCTGGCAGAGCGGCGCCAAGGACGACTACGCCTTCGTCGGGCACGCCCTCGCGGCGCAGGGCTTCGTCACCGTACTGCCCGATTACCGGCTCTACCCGGAGGCGCCGTTTCCCGGCTTCCTCGAGGACGGCGCCGAGGCCATCGCGTGGGTGCGCGACAACATCGCGGCCTACGGCGGCGACCCGCGCCGCATCGTGCTCGCCGGCCACTCGGCGGGCGCCTACAACGCCGTGATGCTCGGCCTCGACCCGCGCTACGTGATCGCCGCCGGGGTCGATCCCAAGGTGATCAAGGCCGTCGCCGGCCTGTCCGGCCCCTACGACTTCCTGCCGTTCGATCAGGACACCACCGTCAAGGTGTTCGGCAAGGCTCCCGATCCGGACGCCACGCAGCCCATCGCCTTCGCGGGCCCGCTCTCGCCCCCCGCCTTCCTGGCGACCGGCGACGCCGACACGGTGGTGAAGCCGCGGCACACGGTCAGCCTCGCCGCCAAGCTGCGGGCCGAGCACGTCCCGGTCCAGGAGCGGCTCTACCCGGGCCTCGACCACAAGGACACGCTGCTGGCTTTGTCCGTCACCTTCCGCTCGAAGGCGCCGGAACTCGCCGAGATGGCGTCCTTCCTGATGCGGCAATCCGCCGGCCGCTCGCAGTACACGATGCGGCGCTGA